The DNA region TTCGCTCGAGCTCTGCATGGAGGTGCTCGAAGAGTACGGGCTGCAGAACCTCGACCTGATCATCTCCTCGGTCGGCGCCGAGGTGTACTACGGCGGCGAGGCCTCCCCCGACAAGGGCTGGGCCACCCAGCTCCGCGCCAAGTGGCGCCCCGACCGCATCCACGACCGGCTGGACAAGCTGGGCTTCCTCACCCTGCAAGACCGCGACTTCGCCCAACGCGAGTTCAAGATCAGCTACGACGTCACCGGCGACATCCCGGTCGAGGAGGCCGAGAAGCAAATCCGCGCCGCGCTGGCAGACGCCAAGGCGCCCTCCAGCGTGATCATCTCCCACGGCGCGTTCGTCGACGTGCTGCCGCACCGCGCCAGCAAGGGCAAAGCCATCCGCCGGCTGGCCGCCAAGTGGAACCTGTCGCTGGGGCACATCGCCACCGCGGGCGACTCCGGCAACGACGCCGACATGCTGGCCGGCCAAACCGCCGGCATCGTGGTGGGCAACCACTCGCCGGAGCTGGCCCACCTGAAGGACCTGCCGGGCACACGGGTCTACTTCGCCAAGGCCCACTGCGCCGCGGGCATCATCGAGGGGCTGCACCACTACGGCTTCGTCGGCGCGGACGTAGGCGCAACCGCCGCCACCTAACAGGCGAGCCGTCGGCGTCGGCCGCCGGGGATTAGCCCGGCCTGGGCGTATTGTCCTTTTGTCCCTCCCCCGGCGGCGCGCGTTTTCGGACAAAACCCGCCCCCCGCGCGATTGCTCCGCAAAAAACGCCCCCCCACCCGGCCCGACCCCCTCTGCAGGGGTGGTTTGCGACCGGTTTTGTCCCGACCGGCCGGACACAAGTCCCCCCGATCGGACACCGGGGGGACAAAAGTGCGACCCCTCCCGAGCGCCCCGCGGACGCCGCGGCCTGTTGGCTGTTTGCTGCATCGTTCTGTCCTGGGAGGGGCGACGTGATGGACCCCGCATTCTCCCCGAGCGTGTGGCTATTTGCGACCACGAAATCCCGCCCAGCAGCGGAAGGCGCTTCGTCAGGCGCCGGCGCCGCCGGTGACAACCCATTTGCGGACGCGGCGACTCACCCCGGCGGGGCCACCCACACCTCCGGTCTGCATAACTCCGACCAGTCGATTTCGCTGGTGCGACAAAGCTTGCGGACGGCTGGAGTTACGGCGATATTGGGCGTGGCTGCTTATTGGGTTAGGCAGAATTGTTTCTGTCCATTTATTGTTCGCTAAATAAATGAGCACGTGGAAGTTCTCCTGCGAAACAAAGGATTCTATTCCTCTGCCGCCCGAATACACTTTCCCGCAAGCGTTCAATTACCTGAACCCAGAATGCAATTCGTTCTACATTCTCGAGGCCCCCAACGGCAGCTACCTCCAGTGCGGAGGATCGAAGGAACGATGCACGGTCGAGTGGCGCTCATTCCACGGAAAGAAATACGATCATTTCGTCCTCGGCAAGCGAGACGGACCCGAAGCGGAGACCAAGATTGAGATGAGTGATGGAGGAGTGACCGTCTTGGAGCGGGAAGTATTCAGACACTGGGAAGCGATTGATTTGTTCAAACGCTTCTTTTCAGGAGCTGAGTTCCCTGACGACATCGTCTTGAGAAAGGTGAACCTTTGACCAAGAATATGAAGCGAACCAGGCGCTCCAGTGAACCATCACCCGCCGTCACGCCCCGTGCTTGCTCGCTGAAGCTCGCGGCACGGGTCGCGCCGTCGGGCGATGGCCACTGAGCTTGGACGTTCTGTTGACAAGATGAATCCACACTTCCCCGTCTTGCTGTTACTCATTGCCGTTGGTTGCTCGCCTACCAATCCGTCGGGACGGAATCACGCAACGTCGATTGAAAAGGAAAAAGAAACCGTGCATCCAAAAGTGGACTTTGACCATTGGGCGTCCGTCTTTCCGATCGAGACTTTTCAGAAGACAAGCGGCCCCCGGCAATTCAGCACAACCGAAAAGGGCAGTCCGCTCGACCTGTGGAAGCCGAAAGGGGCGATAATCACTAGTCCTGAACATCTCTGTCATATTGAACTCGTACGGAAGAACTACGCCAGAACAAAGGATTTAGGAGATGCTGTTCCGGTTGACATTTTCATTTGGAGCGTCACACCAACGGACAAACCCTTCCTGACAAAACTTGGCGGTGTTCCACATCGCGAATCCTCAAAGGCTTGGCCCAACGACGAAAGCAACAACCCATATACGTTTGTTGCGCAATACTGTTTTGCTGACTCGAAAGACATTGTTTCAAACAAGATTCCCGGCGATGTGATGCTCGTGTTCTTCAAAGACGCCGACAGCGTCTACGATCCCGAGGCGATCCACGTCGAATGGAGTTCGATCGAATTAGAATCACCGATGACTGCGGATGAATGCCCTAAGCCCTCTTTTGTCGTCCCACAACTCTCAGGGCATATATACCGCACGAACGAATACCCAGAAAGCTGGGACGTGTTCGAGCAAGAAGGACATTATCAGTGCTACTTGTTTCCGACCACTCAGGCTTCGAAAATCGGTCGTGAGACCTTCTTCACACAACACGACGCGCGAGGTGCCGGTGAGGAACTTATTTGCACGCTCAACTCTGTGCATCCATCAAAATCAAAATGGCCGTTCATCGACCTGGAAGAACTGCCCGATGATTGGGACAAACCAGACGACCATTACGGCTGGGGTAAATACCGTATGATGTTTGCGGATGTTGGCTGCCTTTACTTCGTAATCGACGAAGACGGCAATGTCAGTTGGTCAATGGATAGTTACTGAACCCGCAAGAAAGGCAACAGAACAAAAAAATGCACCCGAGTCGCGAAGTCGGGCGTTTTGGCAATGGAGAATCTCTCGTCGCGACCGGGTGATTTTAGACGTTATGTGGCAAGGCCCATCTTCTATTGACTGGCCAACTCCATGGCATCCGATCCTGGACGGATCGCCCGATGATGGCATGGCCGGTGAGTTGTACAGCGAGGTCTGTCAACAGCACGTTCTCTACGGCATCAGGGCTCGTCCAGTTGCACACCGTCAAGATTGTGATGACGTACTTTTCGAATTGCTTGATGAGTCGGGGCGTTTCGCCGTCGTTAACCTAACGTTCGCTCAGCATCCCGAACCTGATCCCCACTGGCCGGGGACAGACGTGTATGCTGACTTCTCTGCGTTCGAGCAAGAGCGGATGCAGCCCGACGCCGAGGAATGGGCCACATAACCACCGGCTGCAGTTGACCGGCGACGCCCGCGAGTAGAATGTAGTTGTCAATTGGTACCCCCCTTCCGCGGGCGGCCGGCAACTCGGCCTTTTACGTTCGACAAGAATATGAAAAACTTGATTCTCGCTCTCTCGCTGTTCGTCGTCCTTGTTCAAACGGGGTGCAACAGGAACCATGTAGATGGAAGACTAATCACGTCTTATAGTGTCGAAACAGCCTCGGGGGATGAGCGTAAGTCTCTTGTGCTGGATTTGGAGGTATATCTTGCGAAGTCGGGAATGAAGAAGGGCGGTAAGGGAAAGGATCCCGGATTTGGCGCCAGTGGATTCCACAATGCAGGAGAAGCCGCAGAGTTTTGGGTGTCTCCCACTGGAGAATACTCTCTTTCGATAGTTCTCAACCCGAACGGAAAACTCCTTAGCGGCGATATTGGATGGGATTTCAATGGGGATCGAGCTGACTGGGTAGAACTTGAGGCAGAGATCGTGGGGTTTCAGACGGATCTAGTCAATTGGTTCAGAAAGCGTCCAGAGGTAATTCAAAAGGAATCATCCTACTGGGATGGCAAACTTTAGTTCCGCAGGGCAGGTGGTTCTGCCGGCGCGGATCGGCGGGCCATCGATTGCGTCCTGCCCGCCGGCAGGTTCACCTACCTTTGCCTGTGGCGGTGGGTGCGTGTCGTGGGTCGGCGTGAAAGGTAGGTGAACCCGACGGCGAGCAGGCGCTTCGCCATGAGATCACCTCCCGCGCCGTCGGAACCACTTGCCCTGCGTCGCTACGTCACTGTTGCGGAGAAGGTTGCGAGCGGCCGACGTTGCGGCGACAATCGGCGTGCCCGACTCTTGGAGTCGGCAGAGTCGTGTCGGCGCCGGTGTTGTTCGGCAACGTGGCTGTACTGCGACGCGACTGGGCCAATCCGCGAGAGATTCATGAGAACGATACTGTTCATCCTGGTCTTCACCGGCGTTGCACAGCAAAGCTCCGCCGCTGATGTAGAGACGGCGGTCCGACGCGGGCTCGCAAGCGTGCAACGCTCTGCGGTCAACTGGCACTCAAATTCCGACTGCTTTTCGTGTCACCACCACACGCTTCCGATGCTGGCCTCTCTCGAAGCCTCGCACGTCGGCCTGCCGTTGGACGGGGACTGGATGAAGTCGCAGGCGGATGACGCGCATGCCTATTTCGAGCAGCAAGTAGACGATATGAACGCCGGATCGCACGTGCCCGGCGGCGCTGCTACCGTCGGCTACGGACTCTGGGCATTGAGCCTGGACCAACGCCCCCGCGACGAGACGACCACCGCCATGGTGAACTACTTGCTCCAGGTGCAGGGCGTCGCGAGGCTGCGAGACGGCGTGCGTCCCGAACGCACGGCGGTCGATAGTGGGCGTTGGATTGCATCGTGCCGACGGGCGCCGTTGCAGGCCTCCATGGTCGCCGACACGGTGTTGTCGCTCATGGGGATCGAGCGTTACGCTTCAGAGCAGCAGCGACCGCGCGCGGCGATCGCTCGCGCCGCCGCCGACAAGTGGCTGGCCAGCGTCGCACTAACGAGTCTTCAGGATCGTCTCTGGCGACTCTACGGGCTGCATCAGCTTGGCGGTGATGACGAGCAGAAGCGCGCCGTTCGAGAAGCGGTCTTGGTTGCTCAACAAGACGATGGTGGTTGGGCCGAAACACACAAGCGCCCCACCGATGCCTTTTCCACCGGCCAAACGATCTTCATGTTGTGCGCCGCCGGGACAACGCCGGACCATCCG from Pirellulimonas nuda includes:
- a CDS encoding prenyltransferase/squalene oxidase repeat-containing protein gives rise to the protein MKSQADDAHAYFEQQVDDMNAGSHVPGGAATVGYGLWALSLDQRPRDETTTAMVNYLLQVQGVARLRDGVRPERTAVDSGRWIASCRRAPLQASMVADTVLSLMGIERYASEQQRPRAAIARAAADKWLASVALTSLQDRLWRLYGLHQLGGDDEQKRAVREAVLVAQQDDGGWAETHKRPTDAFSTGQTIFMLCAAGTTPDHPAITRGRDFLLRSQHADGSWEFESHTKPVQPFFDNGDPHGKNQFISVAATAWATSALVHLMPQSE
- a CDS encoding DUF1963 domain-containing protein, translating into MATELGRSVDKMNPHFPVLLLLIAVGCSPTNPSGRNHATSIEKEKETVHPKVDFDHWASVFPIETFQKTSGPRQFSTTEKGSPLDLWKPKGAIITSPEHLCHIELVRKNYARTKDLGDAVPVDIFIWSVTPTDKPFLTKLGGVPHRESSKAWPNDESNNPYTFVAQYCFADSKDIVSNKIPGDVMLVFFKDADSVYDPEAIHVEWSSIELESPMTADECPKPSFVVPQLSGHIYRTNEYPESWDVFEQEGHYQCYLFPTTQASKIGRETFFTQHDARGAGEELICTLNSVHPSKSKWPFIDLEELPDDWDKPDDHYGWGKYRMMFADVGCLYFVIDEDGNVSWSMDSY